A single genomic interval of Nonomuraea rubra harbors:
- a CDS encoding ATP-binding protein: MVTLTGVGGVGKTRLALRAAALMQPGYGDGACLVQLSALDEGALVPYSIAEALPLADRTTRPMMDVLAEYLEDRHLLLVLDTCEHLIDECAATARELLLAAPGLSILATSRRPLGVPDEQVLIIDPLPVPDSGGGGRQDAVILLAERTARSLPGFTVTDGNRADLARLCRRLEGLPLAIELAAARLRELPAAELCERLDDRFELLGDTDAEVNDADPPWHQALRTAIGWSHQLCTPEERLLWARTSVFAGSFDDTAVAEVCSDELLPPAAIPDLMAGLVDKSIVIWAPTGGGERYRMLDTIREYGAIWLRALGEQDGLRRRHRDFYLKLARRGDAAWLGPEQVSWNDRTNAEHDNLRTALDYCLTNPRDHTALELAAALWFFWYPCGFLREGQHYLERALALDTEPSVVRNRALWVCSLTLMVQGDPNAGMAWAAECAGVADQLGDTAAALAAQAMVMAAATIRGDLALALALADSLLAVHRPERGLTLPTLLARLGQSHVHTAQGRVEDAVKALEEMCAECDKHGERWMRAYADLFRAQAELSLGRNDAAQAYARSALEIKHRLHDSIGIAMALDVLACAASASGQAEPAARRLGLAQQVWDTIGRAQLGIPEWVGAREMCERLARAAIGDSAFQTAFAAGYDTGLDTGILHALDPDPNSAHPAAEH, from the coding sequence ATGGTGACGCTGACCGGCGTGGGCGGGGTCGGCAAGACCCGGCTGGCGCTGCGGGCCGCCGCCCTCATGCAGCCCGGCTACGGTGACGGCGCCTGCCTCGTCCAGCTCTCGGCGCTGGACGAGGGGGCGCTGGTGCCGTACAGCATCGCCGAGGCGCTGCCGCTCGCCGACCGCACCACCAGGCCCATGATGGACGTGCTGGCCGAATACCTGGAGGACCGGCACCTCCTGCTGGTGCTCGACACCTGCGAGCACCTGATCGACGAGTGCGCCGCCACGGCCCGCGAGCTGCTCCTCGCCGCGCCCGGGCTGTCGATCCTGGCCACCAGCCGCCGCCCGCTCGGCGTGCCCGACGAGCAGGTCCTGATCATCGACCCGCTCCCGGTCCCCGACTCCGGCGGCGGCGGCCGGCAGGACGCGGTGATCCTGCTCGCCGAGCGCACCGCCCGCTCCCTGCCCGGCTTCACCGTCACCGACGGCAACCGCGCCGACCTGGCCCGCCTGTGCCGCCGCCTGGAAGGGCTCCCGCTGGCCATCGAGCTGGCCGCGGCCCGGCTGCGCGAGCTGCCCGCCGCCGAGCTGTGCGAGCGGCTCGACGACCGGTTCGAGCTGCTCGGCGACACCGACGCCGAGGTGAACGACGCCGACCCGCCCTGGCACCAGGCGCTGCGCACCGCCATCGGCTGGAGCCACCAGCTCTGCACGCCGGAGGAGCGGCTGCTGTGGGCGCGCACGTCGGTGTTCGCCGGCAGCTTCGACGACACCGCCGTGGCCGAGGTCTGCTCCGACGAGCTGCTGCCCCCCGCGGCCATCCCCGACCTGATGGCCGGGCTGGTGGACAAGTCGATCGTGATCTGGGCGCCCACCGGCGGCGGCGAGCGTTACCGGATGCTGGACACCATCCGCGAGTACGGCGCCATCTGGCTGCGCGCCCTCGGCGAGCAGGACGGGCTGCGGCGCCGGCACCGCGACTTCTACCTGAAGCTGGCCCGCCGCGGCGACGCCGCCTGGCTGGGCCCCGAACAGGTCTCCTGGAACGACCGCACCAACGCCGAGCACGACAACCTGCGGACGGCGCTCGACTACTGCCTGACCAACCCCCGTGACCACACCGCGCTGGAGCTGGCCGCCGCGCTGTGGTTCTTCTGGTACCCGTGCGGCTTCCTCCGGGAAGGACAGCACTACCTGGAGCGCGCCCTGGCTCTGGACACCGAGCCGAGTGTGGTGCGCAACAGGGCGTTGTGGGTGTGCAGCCTGACCCTCATGGTGCAGGGCGACCCCAACGCCGGCATGGCCTGGGCGGCCGAGTGCGCCGGCGTCGCCGACCAGCTCGGCGACACCGCCGCGGCGCTCGCCGCCCAGGCCATGGTCATGGCCGCCGCCACCATCAGGGGCGACCTCGCACTGGCTCTGGCGCTGGCCGACAGCCTGCTGGCCGTGCACCGGCCCGAGCGCGGCCTCACCCTGCCCACGCTGCTGGCCCGGCTCGGGCAGAGCCACGTGCACACCGCGCAGGGCCGCGTCGAGGACGCGGTCAAGGCGCTGGAGGAGATGTGCGCCGAGTGCGACAAGCACGGCGAGCGGTGGATGCGCGCGTACGCCGACCTCTTCCGCGCCCAGGCCGAGCTGTCACTGGGCCGCAACGACGCCGCCCAGGCGTACGCGCGGTCGGCGCTGGAGATCAAGCACCGGCTGCACGACAGCATCGGCATCGCCATGGCCCTCGACGTGCTCGCCTGCGCCGCCTCCGCCTCCGGCCAGGCCGAGCCCGCCGCCCGCCGGCTCGGCCTGGCCCAGCAGGTGTGGGACACCATCGGCCGGGCGCAGCTCGGCATTCCCGAGTGGGTCGGCGCGCGGGAGATGTGCGAGCGGCTGGCCCGCGCGGCGATCGGCGACAGCGCGTTCCAGACGGCGTTCGCCGCCGGCTACGACACCGGGCTGGACACCGGCATCCTGCACGCCCTCGACCCCGATCCCAACTCCGCCCACCCGGCCGCCGAACACTGA
- a CDS encoding amidase, translated as MPIPPGPFAGRTITDLARDLRAGQVTATELAERALDAAGALGPALNAFVTMDAAGALEAARRADEELAAGTDRGPLHGLPVAVKDLIMVAGLPATMGSRHFAQYVPDTDATCVTRLRRAGAVIVGKTTTHEFAYGPTGDRSANGPSRNPRDPERMSGGSSGGSAAAVAAGIVPLAIGTDTGGSVRIPAALCGIAGFKPAFGAIPADGVFPLSRSYDHVGVLAGGAEDCLIAYRCLTGETVDGSAAGSVGWIDPAGLFDGDPRVTRAVRAVLETGEEVRLPEGFAEEVRETYVAVQSCETAAVHAERLGRAPELFEPEVLERLRAAAEVPGWRYVRALEARERLAGLVEELFGRHDVLAMPTVPIVAPPVDQREFALDGRAVAVRPALLALTSPWNVLGLPALTVPAGLVDGLPVGLQLVCRPGDEPLLFATAALL; from the coding sequence ATGCCGATTCCCCCTGGCCCCTTCGCCGGCCGTACCATCACCGACCTCGCCCGGGACCTGCGCGCGGGGCAGGTCACCGCCACCGAGCTGGCCGAGCGGGCGCTCGACGCCGCCGGCGCGCTCGGACCCGCGCTGAACGCGTTCGTGACCATGGACGCCGCCGGGGCACTGGAGGCGGCGCGCCGCGCGGACGAGGAGCTGGCCGCGGGCACCGACCGGGGGCCGCTGCACGGGCTGCCGGTCGCGGTCAAGGACCTGATCATGGTGGCGGGCCTGCCCGCGACGATGGGGTCGAGGCACTTCGCCCAGTACGTCCCCGACACCGACGCCACGTGCGTGACGCGCCTGCGCCGGGCCGGGGCGGTCATCGTGGGCAAGACGACGACGCACGAGTTCGCGTACGGCCCCACCGGCGACCGCTCCGCCAACGGCCCCTCGCGCAACCCCCGGGACCCGGAGCGCATGTCGGGCGGCTCCAGCGGCGGCAGCGCGGCGGCCGTGGCGGCGGGCATCGTCCCGCTGGCGATCGGCACCGACACGGGCGGGTCCGTGCGCATCCCCGCCGCTCTGTGCGGGATCGCCGGCTTCAAGCCCGCGTTCGGGGCGATCCCGGCGGACGGGGTGTTCCCGCTGTCGCGCAGCTACGACCACGTCGGCGTGCTGGCGGGAGGAGCGGAGGACTGCCTGATCGCCTACCGCTGCCTGACCGGGGAGACCGTGGACGGGAGCGCCGCCGGGAGCGTGGGCTGGATCGACCCGGCCGGGCTGTTCGACGGTGATCCGCGGGTGACACGGGCCGTGCGGGCGGTGCTGGAGACCGGGGAGGAGGTGCGGCTGCCCGAGGGGTTCGCCGAGGAGGTGCGGGAGACGTACGTGGCGGTGCAGAGCTGCGAGACGGCCGCCGTGCACGCCGAGCGGCTGGGGCGGGCGCCCGAGCTGTTCGAGCCGGAGGTGCTGGAGCGGCTGCGCGCGGCCGCGGAGGTGCCCGGCTGGCGGTACGTGCGCGCGCTGGAGGCCAGGGAGCGGCTGGCAGGCCTGGTGGAGGAGCTGTTCGGGCGGCACGACGTGCTCGCGATGCCGACCGTGCCGATCGTGGCGCCGCCGGTGGATCAGCGGGAGTTCGCGCTGGACGGCCGGGCGGTCGCGGTGCGCCCGGCGCTGCTCGCCCTGACCAGCCCGTGGAACGTGCTCGGCCTGCCCGCGCTGACCGTGCCCGCCGGGCTGGTGGACGGGCTGCCGGTCGGCCTGCAGCTCGTCTGCCGGCCTGGCGACGAACCCCTCCTCTTCGCCACCGCCGCACTCCTGTGA
- a CDS encoding carboxymuconolactone decarboxylase family protein — MRIDIPEGKDAIEYVWGEMVPGIGPAASRYSLAVYAHTTLGLREFEAARLRVAQLNGCAFCLDWRTERDGQTVEDGFADAVADWRATGAFDARTRLAAEYAERYTLDHHGLDEEFWGRMTAHYSQLQIVELSMCIGSWLAFGRLNHVLGLDTICRLPNAPSPKASPAP, encoded by the coding sequence GTGAGGATCGACATCCCGGAGGGCAAGGACGCGATCGAGTACGTGTGGGGGGAGATGGTGCCCGGCATCGGGCCCGCCGCCTCCCGCTACTCGCTGGCGGTGTACGCGCACACGACGCTCGGCCTGCGCGAGTTCGAGGCGGCCAGGCTGCGGGTGGCGCAGCTCAACGGCTGCGCGTTCTGCCTCGACTGGCGGACGGAGCGGGACGGGCAGACCGTCGAGGACGGCTTCGCCGACGCCGTCGCGGACTGGCGCGCGACCGGCGCCTTCGACGCGCGCACCCGGCTGGCCGCCGAGTACGCCGAACGGTACACCCTCGACCACCACGGGCTGGACGAGGAGTTCTGGGGCCGGATGACCGCGCACTACAGCCAGCTCCAGATCGTGGAGCTGAGCATGTGCATCGGCTCGTGGCTGGCGTTCGGCCGGCTCAACCACGTCCTGGGCCTGGACACGATCTGCCGCCTCCCGAACGCCCCGTCCCCGAAAGCGAGCCCGGCCCCATGA
- a CDS encoding glycerophosphodiester phosphodiesterase → MKMRSLLAGVLSTALIGGTVTVVLTQTSTATAERRAQDPIVIAHRGASAHRPEHTLLAYEAAIAMGADYIEPDLVSTKDHVLVARHENEISGTTDVAAHPEFAGRRTTKTVDGRPVTGWFTEDFTLAELKTLRAKERVPDLRPDNTAFDGLPEIPTFEEVVKLALEHGVGVYPETKHPTYFDSIGLSLEEPLLDVLNRYRVRKAYIQSFETANLRDLRGKTRLPLIQLITFGGAPYDWVAAGSTRTYDDMVKPDGLREVAGYANGIGVDTRRIVPVDASGATTAPTTLVADAHRRRLAVHVWTVRNENSQLPADYRLGNPASPAYPRATGNVMGWLSRLLELGIDGAFCDDPGMGRAVVSSRSGR, encoded by the coding sequence ATGAAGATGCGCAGCTTACTCGCGGGCGTGCTGTCCACCGCCCTGATCGGCGGTACGGTCACCGTCGTGCTGACCCAGACCTCCACCGCCACGGCCGAGCGCCGGGCCCAGGATCCCATCGTGATCGCCCACCGGGGCGCCTCCGCCCACCGCCCGGAGCACACGCTCCTGGCGTACGAGGCCGCCATCGCGATGGGCGCCGACTACATCGAGCCCGACCTGGTCTCCACCAAGGACCACGTGCTGGTCGCCAGGCACGAGAACGAGATCTCCGGCACCACCGACGTGGCCGCGCACCCCGAGTTCGCCGGCCGCCGCACCACCAAGACCGTGGACGGCAGGCCCGTCACCGGCTGGTTCACCGAGGACTTCACGCTGGCCGAGCTGAAGACGCTGCGTGCCAAGGAGCGGGTGCCCGACCTGCGGCCGGACAACACGGCGTTCGACGGCCTGCCCGAGATCCCGACGTTCGAGGAGGTCGTGAAGCTCGCGCTGGAGCACGGCGTCGGCGTCTACCCCGAGACCAAGCACCCCACCTACTTCGACTCCATCGGCCTGTCGCTGGAGGAGCCGCTGCTCGACGTGCTGAACCGGTACCGGGTGCGCAAGGCGTACATCCAGTCGTTCGAGACCGCGAACCTGCGTGACCTGCGGGGTAAGACGCGGCTGCCGCTGATCCAGCTCATCACGTTCGGCGGCGCGCCCTACGACTGGGTGGCGGCCGGCAGCACGCGCACCTACGACGACATGGTCAAGCCGGACGGGCTGCGCGAGGTCGCCGGGTACGCGAACGGGATCGGCGTGGACACCAGGCGCATCGTGCCGGTGGACGCCTCCGGCGCGACGACCGCGCCCACCACCCTGGTCGCCGACGCCCACCGCAGGCGGCTGGCCGTGCACGTGTGGACGGTGCGCAACGAGAACTCGCAGCTCCCCGCCGACTACCGGCTCGGCAACCCGGCCAGCCCCGCCTACCCGCGGGCGACCGGGAACGTGATGGGCTGGCTGTCGCGGCTGCTGGAGCTGGGCATCGACGGCGCGTTCTGCGACGACCCGGGCATGGGCAGGGCTGTGGTGTCCAGTCGCTCCGGCCGCTGA
- a CDS encoding GMC oxidoreductase — MSKIDSRIDDVSRRGFLTATGALLGTAALGVHSPAARAAGPIGSGAHVAALVIGTGYGGSVAALRLAEAGVDVHLVEMGQAWDTPGPDGRIFCNTREPDYRSYWLRTRTKAPLNYFLGFPIDRDIPRHTGILDAEEFGGITVYQGRGVGGGSLVNGGMAVTPKRENFAAVLPSVDAGEMYGTYYPRANAALGVGTVDPAWFDTTACYQYARVGRKHAQRSGFPFVFVPDVYDWDYMKQEAAGTVPQSALAGEILYGNNHGKRSLQKTYLARAAATGRVTVSPLHRVTSVAPAGGAYTVTIEQLDTSGGVVATKTVTADRVFFAAGSVGTSKLLVKLKATGVLPALNGEVGKGWGDNGNVMCGRANHLWDPTGKLQSAIPCCGIDNWAAGGAFAEVAPLPTGIETFASFYLSITNNPHRAQFSWNAAAGKVELNWQTAWKQPSIDMARTIFDKINAKEGTIYRTDLFGVYKIWGDHLTYHPLGGAVLGRATDNYGRLTAYPGLYVIDGALIPGNTTVNPFVTITALAERNIERIIAADL, encoded by the coding sequence ATGAGCAAGATCGACAGCAGGATCGACGACGTCTCCCGCCGCGGCTTCCTGACCGCCACCGGCGCCCTGCTCGGCACCGCCGCCCTCGGCGTGCACTCCCCCGCCGCCCGCGCGGCCGGCCCGATCGGCTCGGGCGCGCACGTGGCGGCCCTGGTGATCGGCACCGGGTACGGCGGCTCGGTGGCGGCCCTGCGCCTGGCCGAGGCGGGCGTGGACGTGCACCTCGTCGAGATGGGCCAGGCGTGGGACACCCCCGGCCCCGACGGCAGGATCTTCTGCAACACGCGGGAGCCCGACTACCGCTCCTACTGGCTGCGCACCCGCACCAAGGCCCCGCTCAACTACTTCCTCGGCTTCCCCATCGACCGCGACATCCCCCGCCACACCGGCATCCTGGACGCCGAGGAGTTCGGCGGCATCACCGTCTACCAGGGCCGCGGCGTCGGCGGCGGCTCCCTGGTCAACGGCGGCATGGCGGTCACCCCGAAGCGCGAGAACTTCGCCGCCGTCCTGCCCTCGGTCGACGCCGGCGAGATGTACGGCACCTACTACCCGCGCGCCAACGCCGCCCTCGGCGTGGGCACGGTGGACCCGGCCTGGTTCGACACGACGGCCTGCTACCAGTACGCCCGGGTCGGCCGCAAGCACGCCCAGCGCTCCGGCTTCCCGTTCGTGTTCGTGCCGGACGTCTACGACTGGGACTACATGAAGCAGGAGGCGGCCGGGACCGTCCCGCAGTCGGCGCTGGCCGGCGAGATCCTCTACGGCAACAACCACGGCAAGAGGTCGCTGCAGAAGACGTACCTGGCCCGGGCCGCGGCGACCGGCCGCGTCACCGTCTCGCCCCTGCACAGGGTCACCTCGGTCGCCCCGGCGGGCGGCGCGTACACGGTCACCATCGAGCAACTCGACACGAGCGGCGGCGTCGTCGCCACCAAGACGGTCACGGCCGACCGGGTGTTCTTCGCCGCGGGCAGCGTCGGCACCAGCAAGCTCCTGGTCAAGCTGAAGGCCACCGGCGTGCTGCCGGCGCTCAACGGCGAGGTCGGCAAGGGCTGGGGCGACAACGGCAACGTCATGTGCGGCCGGGCGAACCACCTGTGGGACCCCACGGGCAAGCTCCAGTCGGCCATCCCGTGCTGCGGCATCGACAACTGGGCGGCCGGCGGCGCGTTCGCCGAGGTGGCCCCGCTGCCCACCGGGATCGAGACCTTCGCCTCGTTCTACCTGTCGATCACCAACAACCCGCACCGCGCGCAGTTCTCCTGGAACGCGGCCGCCGGGAAGGTGGAGCTGAACTGGCAGACCGCCTGGAAGCAGCCGTCCATCGACATGGCCAGGACCATCTTCGACAAGATCAACGCCAAGGAGGGCACGATCTACCGGACGGACCTGTTCGGCGTCTACAAGATCTGGGGCGACCACCTGACGTACCACCCGCTGGGAGGCGCCGTCCTCGGCCGGGCCACCGACAACTACGGGCGGCTGACGGCCTACCCGGGGCTGTACGTCATCGACGGGGCGCTGATCCCGGGGAACACGACCGTCAACCCGTTCGTGACGATCACGGCGCTGGCGGAGCGGAACATCGAGCGCATCATCGCCGCCGACCTGTGA
- a CDS encoding DUF1206 domain-containing protein, whose amino-acid sequence MNTAQQAGNEAKAATRRATRSRPMAVLTRVGLACRGVLYALIGVVALQVGLGQGSGGEADKAGAISTLARLPFSEVLLWIMVAGFVALALWQASEAVFGGGKALERAEAAGRVLVYGLVVYTLWSVITSGKAGSDDQKSQDVTGKLLGLPAGQWIVGAIGLGLVALGVYWVHRGATKGFREELDQGRMSPRARTVMDRLGVGGYAARGAIAGMAGIFVTYAAITHDADKAGGIDATLRQFAQTPAGPSLLVVVALGVLLFAGYCFGESRWRRT is encoded by the coding sequence GTGAATACCGCGCAACAGGCCGGGAACGAGGCGAAGGCCGCGACGCGCCGCGCCACCCGCAGCCGGCCGATGGCCGTGCTGACCAGGGTGGGCCTGGCGTGCCGCGGCGTGCTGTACGCGCTGATCGGCGTGGTGGCCCTGCAGGTCGGCCTCGGCCAGGGGTCGGGCGGGGAGGCCGACAAGGCCGGAGCCATCAGCACGTTAGCCCGGCTGCCGTTCAGTGAGGTGCTGCTGTGGATCATGGTGGCCGGCTTCGTGGCGCTGGCCCTGTGGCAGGCGTCCGAGGCGGTGTTCGGCGGCGGGAAGGCGCTCGAGCGCGCCGAGGCGGCCGGGCGGGTCCTCGTCTACGGCCTGGTCGTCTACACGCTGTGGAGCGTGATCACCTCGGGCAAGGCGGGCTCCGACGACCAGAAGTCGCAGGACGTGACGGGCAAGCTGCTCGGCCTGCCCGCCGGGCAGTGGATCGTGGGCGCGATCGGGCTCGGCCTCGTGGCGCTCGGCGTCTACTGGGTGCACCGGGGCGCCACGAAGGGCTTCAGGGAGGAGCTCGACCAGGGGCGGATGTCCCCGAGAGCCAGAACCGTCATGGACCGGCTCGGGGTCGGCGGGTACGCGGCCCGCGGGGCGATCGCCGGGATGGCCGGGATCTTCGTCACCTACGCGGCGATCACCCACGACGCGGACAAGGCGGGCGGCATCGACGCCACCCTGCGGCAGTTCGCCCAGACCCCGGCGGGGCCGTCGCTGCTCGTGGTGGTGGCGCTGGGAGTGCTGCTGTTCGCCGGTTACTGCTTCGGCGAGTCCCGCTGGCGCCGTACCTGA
- a CDS encoding dihydrodipicolinate reductase, which translates to MVSTIVWGTGNIGRAAIRAVEAHPGLKLTAVLVHDPAKLGRDAGELAGLGHRLGVTATADVEAALGASPGAVVYAASGDIRPSEALADVVRALRAGAVVVTPSLYALYDHRSAPPEVRQPVLAAIAEGGGSLFVSGVDPGWANDVLPLLVSGLAATVDAVRCQEIFDYSTYDQPDAVRYLVGMGQPMDYEPPMLAPDVPAMVWGGQVRLIARALGAGLDGIREHVERRPLESTVTTASMGAFEAGTQGAVRFEVRGIVGGEPRIVLEHVTRIHPSCAPDWPVPPAGAGAHRVIVEGSPRIEVTVQATDEGGNHSAGGNATAVGRLVGAVEWLLEAGPGLYDALDVPLRPAIGKLGRRSG; encoded by the coding sequence ATGGTGTCCACGATCGTCTGGGGTACCGGCAACATCGGCCGCGCCGCCATCCGCGCCGTCGAGGCCCATCCCGGGCTGAAGCTGACCGCCGTCCTCGTCCACGACCCCGCCAAGCTCGGCCGCGACGCGGGCGAGCTGGCCGGGCTCGGCCACCGGCTGGGCGTCACGGCGACCGCCGACGTCGAGGCGGCCCTGGGCGCGAGCCCGGGCGCCGTCGTGTACGCGGCCTCCGGCGACATCCGCCCGTCCGAGGCGCTGGCCGACGTGGTCCGCGCCCTGCGCGCGGGAGCCGTCGTCGTCACCCCCTCCCTGTACGCGCTGTACGACCACCGCAGCGCCCCGCCCGAGGTCCGGCAGCCGGTGCTGGCGGCCATCGCGGAGGGCGGCGGCTCCCTGTTCGTCTCCGGCGTCGATCCCGGCTGGGCCAACGACGTGCTGCCACTGCTGGTCAGCGGGCTGGCCGCGACCGTGGACGCCGTACGCTGCCAGGAGATCTTCGACTACTCCACCTACGACCAGCCCGACGCGGTCCGCTACCTGGTCGGCATGGGCCAGCCGATGGACTACGAGCCGCCGATGCTCGCGCCGGACGTGCCCGCCATGGTGTGGGGCGGCCAGGTGCGGCTGATCGCCAGGGCGCTCGGCGCCGGCCTGGACGGCATCCGCGAGCACGTGGAGCGCCGCCCGCTGGAGTCCACGGTCACGACGGCCTCGATGGGCGCGTTCGAGGCCGGCACGCAGGGCGCGGTGCGGTTCGAGGTGCGGGGCATCGTCGGCGGCGAGCCCAGGATCGTGCTGGAGCACGTCACCCGCATCCACCCGTCCTGCGCCCCCGACTGGCCCGTCCCGCCCGCCGGCGCGGGGGCGCACCGGGTGATCGTCGAGGGCAGCCCGCGCATCGAGGTCACGGTGCAGGCCACCGACGAGGGCGGCAACCACTCCGCGGGCGGCAACGCGACGGCCGTGGGCCGCCTGGTGGGCGCCGTCGAGTGGCTCCTGGAGGCGGGGCCGGGGCTGTACGACGCGCTCGACGTACCGCTGCGGCCCGCCATCGGCAAGCTCGGAAGGAGGAGCGGGTGA